The genomic stretch CAGGAATTGGGCGGCCTATAATGAAGGCCTGATTAACCGGGGGAACGTAACAATATGGATAGATGAAGCCCTCCTTGCCAGAATACCCGATGCCATACCCACACGTGGTCGCCCGTGTCTATACGGCGATACGCTGATTCAGACATTACTTGGCGTGAAGACCGTCTATCGACTAACGTTGCGCGCCCTGCAAGGTTCCACCCAAAGTCTGCGCGATCTGGCCTTCCCGAGCTTGCCGGTGCCGAATTACACCACGCTCTGTCGCCGGGCAAAAACGCTTGATGTCGAACTGCCGATCCTTCGTGACAATGAACCGATCTATCTGGTTGTCGACAGCACCGGTCTGAAGGTCTATGGAGAAGGTGAATGGAAGGTGCGCCAGCACGGCTACTCGAAGCGGCGCACGTGGCGTAAAGTCCATCTCGCGCTCAACGCGAATACGGGTCAAGTGCATGCCGCGCTAATGACGAATCAGAAGGTGGCTGACGGTGACGCTCTGGCCCAGTTGCTCGACCAGATTCCACGCGCAGAACAAATCGATGTCATCGGCGGTGATGGTGCCTACGACACCAAGCTATGCCATGCGGCCATTGCTGCACGCAGTGCTATTCCTTCAATTCCACTACGCGAGGGTGCCGTTCATTGGCCAGCGGATATGCCCGGTGCGGCGTGGCGTAATGGCGCGGTTGATGCAATTGGCCGTGACGGTCGTCGAGAATGGAAGCAAGACAGTGGCTACCACCGCCGATCGCTTGCCGAGAATGCGATCTATCGGTTCAAGACCCTCACCGGCAACTGTCTCTGGGCGCGTCACATCGCCTCGCAGGCGACCGAGGTCTCCATTCGCGTCGGCGTCATCAACCGCATGGCGGACCTCGCTCGTCCGCAATCCGTTCGTATCGCCTGAATTATGCCCGTCCGATGCCATGGCGTCCTCACGCTCGATTTATGCAACAACGCCATCTTGAAATTTAAAAATTGTCCCTCATGTGATAGGCATAGAAAAACGAGATACGAGATCGCTTCCTCGTGAGGCGCGTGAAGAGCGACGTCGGCAGGTAATCAACCTGCGCAGGCGAGGCTGGACCTACAATTAAATTGCCGAGCATACGAACCTGTCGTGCACTGGCGTGTGCGATATTTGCAAACGCTACACCCGAGAAGCTGCGGCTGGATTACGTGACAAGCCAAGCGGAAAAGCAGTGAACCCACGTCGTGCCCTGAATGAGCAGCAGGAAGTGGAAATTCGCGCGCTGTTGCGCGATCAGCTTCCGGGCTAGTTGAAGATGTCGTTCGCGTTGTGGACGCGACATGCCGTGTGGGAGTTGATCCGGCAGCGATGCGGTTTGACGCTGACGCTGCAGGGTGTCGACCTGGATCTGGCGCGCTGGGGTTTCACGCCGCAAAAGCCAATGAAACGAGCCTAGGAGCAGCGACCGGAAGCGGTGCAGGCATGGCTGAACCAGAGAGACGTACCCGGAGGTTTCGCGCCGGGGCCCATGGCCGAGGGTGCGAAGATCCAGTGGGGCGAAGAAACGGGGCTGCGCTCGGACGATGGGCGAGGTCGCTCTCTTATGCGCCGGTTGGAAAGACGCCCGAGCCATGCATGGCGAGTCGACGCGAAGGCCTGTCGGTGATGTTGACGGTGACGAACCGTGGCCAGGTGCGCTAGAAAATCTTCGAGGGTGCGATGAACGGAGACATCCTGCTTGATTTCCTGAAGCGGCTGATTAAGGATATGCGGGGCAAGAAGGTGTTTCTGATTCTCGACAACCTGAAGGTTCATCACGCCAAGCCGATCACGGCGTGGTTGGTCAAGCACTTCGACGGGATCGAAGTGTTCTACCTGCCGTCGTATAGCCCGGCACTGAATCCCAACGAGGAGCATTGTTGCAATGCTGGTAAGATTGTTAGCTCCATTCCCTGATCCGGCTGTGCGCCGGCCTCTAGTCTTATGGCCCTCACGTTTGAGACCGCTTCCTCCATGCCCCAGATTTCGGCCCTTGCGCCGCATCGACTGATACCGGTCGTGGTGCCCGAGGAGGCGGCGCGCGCAGGCGTACAGCTGTGGAGGGTCGATTTCGCTTTCGGCACGCCGCTCGAGGCGCCAGCCTACGCATCGCTCGATGCGGCTGAACGAGCCCGCGCCACGCGCTTCCTGCGCGCCGAAGATGCCACGCGCAGCGCGGCGACGCGTGCGTGCCTGCGCGAGGTACTCGGTACCGCTCTCGGCGTACCACCGACCGTGCTGCAGTTCGTGACCGGTGAGGCGGGGCGCCCAGCGCTGGTGGCAGATTGCGCGCTGGGGGCCGACGTGCTTGATTTTAATGTCTCACACTCGGGCAGTCACGCGTTGATCGCCTGGAGCACGTCGACCCGCGTTGGTGTCGATGTCGAGGCACCGTGCGAAGGTTTCGACTGGATGCCGCTTAGTGAGTCAGTGTTCGCGCCGGCTGACGAAGCCGCCGTACTAGCCTGCGCGCCGACCGAGCGGCGCGATGCTTTTTACCGTGTCTGGACCGCCAAAGAAGCGTTGCTGAAGGTGCTCGGCGTCGGTATCGCGGGTGGACTCAAGGCGTTCTCGGTGCTCGATCCACGGCGACCCGGTGAATTGGTTTCCTGCGTGGTTGATCCATTCGCGCCGGCCAGTGGTGTGGCGGCCTATACGGCTACCTGGGTGGACGCGGTGCCGGGATATCCCGCCTGCCTCGCTTGGTGTCCGCGCGTGGACGAGTAGGGCGCTTCAGCCGGTTCTGGACGTTGTTGCATAAATCGAGCGAGATCCGTTGACGTTTACGCGTAACGGTCGCGGGGCCAGCCCCCTATCAAGTCAAATTCCAGAGTAACTGCCTGATTTTTTACAAGAAAATGCGCAAAGACATACGCAAGACAGGTAAGCCGAAGGCACGTTACCGTGTCAGGAATTGGGCGGCCTATAATGAAGGCCTGATCAACCGAGGGAACGTGACGATCTGGATAGATGAAGCCGTCCTTTCCAGAATACCCGACGCCATACCCACACGTGGCGTTGTTGCATAAATCGATGCGTGAAGACGCAATGGCATCGTGCTCGATTTATGCAACAACGCCCTTCGCACCCTGCAAGGTTTTGCCCCAAATCTGGGCGATCTGGCTTTCCCGAGCTTGCCGGTACTATTGATCCGAAATTCGTGATTAATATGCAACAACGTCCTTTGGCGGCACTCGCCGCGATCGACTGGGACACCTGACCGCATCCTGCACATGGTCGACCGGCGCCTCCATCTGCTTGAGTTGCGATTGGCAGCTCTCGTCGGATGTGGGTTGCTGGGGCTTATGATCTCGCTCTCCTTTGCTGCTGCAAGGCGATGCCAGCGGCACCGGAGACGCCCATCATCCAGCTCCGCTCGCGCTATAGCGCGGCCACCACCTTGACGCGACCGCCGCCCTCCGCCGCAGCCACCACCTGCCCGCCAACCCGGCGGAAGATGAGCGAGACCGTTTCCTCGCCTACCCGCAGGCCGTCGAGTTCCAGCCAGTCGATACCGTCCGGTAGCGCGGGCCGCTCAATCCGTACCTCGCCACGCACGGCATCGATGCTCACGCCTAGGCAGGCCTGCAGCATCATGAAGGGCGAGCCAGCAGCCCAGGCCTGCGGCAGGCAGGCTACTGGATAAGCGGTGGGCGGTTCGCCGCGCCGTCGCGGAAAGCCGCAGAACAGCTCGGGCAGGCGCATGTCGAAGCTGACCGCAGCTTCCAACAGCGCGCGCAGCAAGTCAGTAGCGGCCGTCTTGTTGCCGTAGCGCGCGAAGCCGCGCGCCGCCAGCGCGTTGTCGTGCGGCCATACCGAGCCATTGTGGTAAGCCATTGGGTTGAAGCGCGGCTGGCCGGCCGCCAGCGTGCGTACGCCCCAGCCAGTGCGGAACAGCGAGGAATCAAGTGTGCGCGCCACTGCCTCACCGCGGCTCGCCTCGGGCAGCCCGAAGGCCAATAGGTGTCCGGCGTTCGACGCCAGCACGCGACACAGCTCACCGCGCCCGTCGAGCGCGATGCCGTAGAAACTGGCCTCGGGCATCCAGTAATAAGTCTCCACCGCCTCGCGCAGCTTTTTCGCGCGCGCCGAGTAGTCGCCCGCACGCGCGGCGTCGCCTCGATGAGTCGAGAAGCTCGCCATCGCGTCGAAAGCGGCGCAGGCGTATGCCTGCACCTCGACCAACGCGATCGGCCCCTCCGGGAAGCGACCGTCGGCATGGAACACCGAATCGTGGCTGTCTTTCCAACCTTGGTTGGCCAGGCCCCTTTCCGAGGTCTTATGATAGTCGAGCAAGCCATAGGGATTGCGGTCGCAAGCGCGCGCGACCCAACCGGTGGCTTTCTCGAGTGCCGGCCAGAGTTCGTCGATCAGGGCAGTGTCGCCGGTCTGCTCGAGATAGGTGCCGCTCAACACCACGAACAGTGGTGTGGTGTCGACGCCGCCGTAATAGAGCGCGAATGGCACCTCGCCAGTAGCGGCCATTTCGCTGCGACGGAACTCGTGCATGATTTTGCCCGGTTCTGCGTCGCGGAAGGCGCAGGTTTCCTGCGCCTGGTGCGCCGCCAGGAAGCGCAGCACGCCGCGCGCCAGCGAGGGCTGCAGCCACAGCATCTGCAGCGAGGTGATTACCGCATCGCGACCGAAGGGCGTGGAGAACCAAGGAATACCCGCATAGGGATAGGGGCCGGTCTCGAGCTGGGTGGTCAGCAGGCCCAGGTCGGCCAGCGAGCGATCGAGCCAGGCGTTGAAGAGCGGATTGCCGGTGCGCACGCGCGCGATGCTGCGACGCTGCTCCCGCATTTTACGGTGCACCTGTACCAGCGCGCGCCGCAAGCCCGGGCGGCCCGCCCGCGCCGGCGGCTGGGCCAACGCAGCCGGGTCGCCGTGACGTTCGACACGTGCCTCGACGGTCAAGTAGATCGATACACAGGCCTGTGCGGCGATGGTCAGTGCGTAGTCTGCGCGATCGATAGACAGGCGTACCGGTTCCGGCGAGAAGCCGATCCGTACCGTGCGTGCTACGGCGTCCAGGCCGTCGTAGCGCAGCCGCACGTGACCGGCTTCGACTTCGGGTGCCGCCACCGCGCCGCGTCGCTTGCGCGGCGTGCCGCGCACCTCGAACATGTCGAGGAAGTCGGCCGCGAACGAGATCGAGAGCGGCACCTCGGCAGCGGCGGTGCCGTAGTTGGTCAGCATCAGCGTCTCGTACAGCACGTTGTTGTCCAGCATACGGGTGCGGTCGATGTGGATCACCCCCTCGCGCATCTCGTGGCCGCCCAGCGGCGGCGGTCGGTTGGTCAGGTGTGCGGTGAAGGAGGCGTTGTCGGCGCGGGTCGCGCCTGACAGCAGTGACGGCGCGCGCCCGCCGAAGGTCAGGCACCAGACGGACAGCACGCGCATGTCATCGACGAACAGGCCGTCGTCATGGCTGAGGATGTCGCCCAGCGTGTCGCTGACCACGAATGCGTCGCCGGCTTTTAGCACGTGCTGACTGCCGATCACCGGTTTCTGTGAGACGGGTTCGGGGACAATGCAGGGTGGCACGCCGGTCGCGGCAGCCTGCGGAGCCTGAGAAGCGGAAGAAACAGGGGAAGCGGGGGAAGCGGCTGCGACCACTTCAGTCGTCGAGGTAACGTGATAAGCTTGCGTTCCGGCCATTGCGACTCCTGACTACGAGATCCACGGGGATCAGGGGAAAACGGGTGCGGGCGGAAAATCGGTCTGCTGCTCGCACCCCGTTTTGCCACAGCATAGGCCAGAACGCCCCGGCTTCGCAGTGTCGCTTGCCGGCGTCTGAGTGATCGGTCTTCATCGCAAGCCAGCCTTGTAGCGAATCCGGTTGTTTAGACACGCTTTGCGATCAGACCGCGAGCGGCGTTGTTGCATAAATCGAGCGCGAGGACACAATGGCATCGACGGGCATAATTTCAGGCGATACGAACGGATTGCGGACGAGCGAAGGTTGCAATCCGTTCCCGTTCCATTTCGTCCTCACGCTCGATTTATGCAACAACGCCCCGCGAGCGTCAAAGACGCTGGCCTGACGGGCTTCAAGAAGTGATTTGAAACCCAGTTTTTTGAGACGCTATTTGTCCCCAATTGGGCGGTTTCAAGCCAGGACCTGAACCAGGATTTAGGGTCTGAAAGTTTAGTCTGTCGCGCGGTCAAGTGTTGAAGTTGGCAATTGCATCGAGGTCATCTTAAGAGTAGATGGACAGATCCATGCCCTTGGGCAAGTATTAGCGCAACCAGGGGCGTTGGCGTTCTCGAACGTGTTCCGCCGGGTTCCAAGGACTGTGCTGCTCGCAGAAGTAGACGCGCGAACGTTGGCCGCAACCGTCAGCTCGGCATGTCGTGCTATTAATCCGCCAACGTCTGGCAAAACGGCTCGACGAGGGGTTGTAGTTTGGTGTGGCGTTGTTGCATAAATCTAGCGAGACCCGGTGACATTTACGCGCAATGGTCGGGGCGAGCCTCCTGTTATCAAATCAGGTTCCTGCATAAATTCTGGACTTTTGACAAGAAGGTGCATAGGGACATACGTAATACATGTGAGCCGAAGGTAAGCGACCCTCTCAAGAATTGGATAGCCTATAACGCGGGTCTGATCAACCGGGGGAACGTGACAATGTGGATCGATGAAGCCATCTTTGCCAGGATGCCTGCGACCGCACCCCACACTCCGCGCGTGGGGTGCCCTTGTCTGTACGGGGCAATACGCCCTTTCTGGTTTTAGGCATTGCTTCGCGTGAAGGACTGTCTATCGACTGGCGTTGCGCGCCCTGCAAGGGCGTTGTTGGGCGTTGTTGGGCGTTGTTGGGCGTTGTTGCATAAATCGAGCGCGAGGACGCAATGGCATCGACGGGCATAATTTCAGGCGATGCGAACGGGTTGCGGACGAGCGAGGTCCGCCATGCAGTTGATGAGGCCGACGCGAACGGCGACCTCGGTCGCCTGCGAGTCGATGTGACGCGCCGAGAAACGGTTGCCGGTGAGGGTCTTGAACCGATACATCACATTCTCGGCCAGCGATCGCCGGTGGTAGCCACTGTATTGCTTCCATCGTCGACGACCGTCACGGGCAATTGCATCAACCGCGCCATTACGCCACGCCGCACCGGGCATATCCGCTGGCCAATGAGCGGCACCCTCGCGTAGCGGAATCGCAGGAATAGCACTGCGTGCAGCAATGGCCGCATGGCATGGCTTGGTGTCGTAGGCACCGTCACCGCCGGTGGTATCGATTTGTTCTTCGCGTGGAATCTGGTCGAGCAACTTGGCCAGAGCGGCACCGTCAGCCACATTTTGATGCGTCATTAGGGCGGGGCATGCACTTGACCCGTATTCGCGTTGAGCGTGAGATGGACTTTACGCCACGTGCGCCGCTTCGAGTAGCCGTGCTGGCGCACCTTCCATTCACCTTCGCTATAAACCTTCAGACCAGTGCTGCCGAGCACCCGATAGATCGGTTCATTGTTGTCAAGGCTAGTCAGTTCGACATCAAGCGTTTTTGCCCGGAGACAGAGCGTGGTGTAATTCGGCACCGGCAAGCTCGGGAAGGCCAGATCGCGCAGACTTTGGGTGAAACCTTGCAGGGCGCGCACCGTCAGTCGATAGACGGTCTTCACGTCAAGTAATACCTGAATCAGCGTATCGCCGTATAGACACGGGCGACCACGTGCGGGTATGGCATCGGGTATTCTGGCAAGGACGGCTTCATCTATCCATATTGTTATGTTCCCCCAGTTGATCAGGCCTGCATTATAGGCCGCCCAATTCCTGACACGGTAGCGTTTCTTCGGCTTACCTGTCTTGTGTATGTCCTTGCGCATTTTCTTGGCAAAAAATAGGCAGTTACTCTGGAATCTGATTTGATAGGGGCTGGCCCCGTGACCGTTGCGCGTAAACGTCAACAGATCTCGCTCGATTTATGCAACAACGCCCTCACGGCCTCATCCAAAAGCGTGTTTGAACTAACCGGATTCGCTACAATAACGCGCTTGGTGCGCATGCTCCGCCAGCGCGGAAAAATCCCGCCGCCGGCGCAAGCGGAATCGGTGCTGCTGCGTGGGGCAAGCCTAGGCGCAAGCCGCCAGCAAACTCAGGTCCCAGCGTGGCTTGACGGTAAAAGCGTAGTCGCGCTTGGCCTGCTCTGGCCAGCGCGTGAGGCGCAGCGCACCGGCCAGCGCGATCATTGCACCGTTGTCGGTGCACAGCGCGAGATCAGGGTAATGCACCTCAAAACTGCATTTCTTCGTGGCCGCCGACAGCGCCGCGCGCAGTTGCCGGTTCGCGCTCACGCCGCCGGCCACCACCAGATGCTTGAGCCGGGTCTGTTTTAACGCAGCCAGCGATTTCGCGACCAGAACGTCCACCGCCGCGTCGGCGAAGCCACGCGCCAGGTTGGCCTTGGCCGACTCGAGCGCCTCACCCGTCGCGCCGCTGGCCTCGATCTTCTTCATCTGCATGAGTACCGCGGTCTTGAGGCCGCTGAAGCTGAAATCGAGATCGCTAGAATGTAGCATCGGTCTCGGCAGCACAACCGCGCCCGGCGTGCCGCGCTCGGCCAGCTGCGAAACTTCAGGACCGCCCGGGTAACCGAGACCGATCAGCTTGGCGGTCTTGTCGAAGGCTTCTCCGGCGGCATCGTCGAGCGTCTCGCCGAGTGTCTCGTAGACACCGACATCAGTCACCTGCATCAGCTGCGTATGGCCACCCGACACCAGCAGTGCCACGAACGGAAACGGCGGCGGTGCCTCGACCAGAAGCGGCGAGAGCAGGTGGCCCTCGAGGTGATGAATGCCGACGGCGGGCTTGTCCCAGGCCATCGCCAGCGCGTTCGCGATGCTCGCGCCGACCAGCAACGCGCCCGCGAGACCGGGCCCTTGCGTGAAGGCGATTGCGTCGATCTGCGCGTGCGTCACGCCGCCCTCGGCCAACACCTGTTCAAGCAGCGGCAGTGCACGGCGGATGTGGTCGCGTGAGGCGAGCTCGGGGACCACGCCGCCGTATGCGCGATGCATCACGATCTGCGAGTGGAGCGCATGGGCGACGAGGCCACGCCGCATGTCGTAGAGTGCGAGGCCGGTTTCGTCGCACGAGCTTTCGATGCCGAGGACAAGCATGCTTTGTGGGGTGGCTGGGCAGCCGGATCTGCATTAACAATCGGACGGTATGACAGCGAGGGGCAGGTCGGCATTGGGCATGCCTGAGCGCCGGTTAAAAATCCCCACACCCAATAAGGCTTCCAACCCCCAAAGGACGGGGAATCCTCCCGAGGAGAGTGAAAGCGTCCGACGATGTTCCGAGTCCGGTACACGCAGCCGAGCGCGAACATGGCATCCGACGTTCCCATATGAAAGCCGTTCATCTCCTCTCCTCCTGCTGGTCGCGCGAACGGGCAACGGATGTCCCCATCACACGTGTGGTGGGGTCGATTCTTGTAGCGGGGAAAAGGTATACGCGGCGCTAAGCGGATGGCTGTCACCCGAGCGGGTGACAGCACGCCAAAGGCGAGGCCGAAGGCCGCGCCCGCATTAAGTGCGTCTTCAATTCTACCATGATCAGAATTGTGCTGCCTGGACTAGCTTCGGGTGGAGCCAAGCGCGGTGCGGAAAGGCGAACGACGGGATGGCGGCGGACTCGGGTGCGTGATGTGCCCGCACGGGGGAGACCGGCCAAGCCGCTGGAATGTCGTTGTTGCATAAATCTGGAGAGAGCTCGTGACGTTTACGCCCAACGGGCGGGCCCGCTCCCTGTTATTGATCGAGAATTTCGGATCAATATCAAGTCAGATGTCGGCGTAAACCAGCGTTGTTTCATAAATCGCGTGTGAGGACGCAATGGAACGGATTGCGGACCTCGCTCATCCGCAATTCGTTCATATCGCCTGAAATTATTGATCCGAAATTCGTGATCAATATGCCCCTCGATGCCATTGCGTCCTCGCGCTTGATTTATGCAACAACGCCGCGTAAACCCTAGATTTTTGCCCAGAAGATGCGCAGGGAGACACGTAAGACATGTGAGCTGAAGGTATGCGTCCCTGTCAGGAACTGGACGGCCTATAACGCGGACCTGATCAATCAGGGGGAAGGGACGATATGGATAGATGAAACCGTCCCTTCCAGGATGACCGATGCGGCGTGGGAGGGGGGCATACCCACGCGTGGGTCGCCAGCGTCTGTAGGAGGAATACGGTGATTCAGGCATTACTTGGCGTGAATGACCGTCTATCGACTGACGTCTCGCGCTGGCGTTGTTGCATAAATCGAGTGTGAGGACACAATAGCATCCACGGGCATAGGCGATACGAACGGATTGCGGACGAGCGAGGTGCGCCATACGGTTCATGACGCCGACGCGAACGGAGACCTCAGGCGCCTGCGAGTCGATGTGATGCGCCCAGAGACAGTTGCCGGTGAGGGTCTTGAACCGATACATCGCATTCTCGGCAAGCGATCGCCGGTGGTAGCCACTGTCTTGCTTCCATTCTTGACGACCGTCACGGGCAATTGCATCAACCGCGCCATCACGCCACGCCGCACTGGGCATATCCGCTTGCCAATGAACGGCACCCTCGCGTGGAGGAATCGAAGGAATAGCACTGCGTGCAGCAATGGCCGCATGACATGGCTTGGTGTCGTAGGCACCGTCAGCGCCGATGACATCGGTCTGTTCGTCGCGCGGAATCTAGTCGAACAACTTGGCCAGAGCGTCACCGTCAGCCACATTCTGATGCGTCATTAGCGCGGCATGCACTTGACCCGTATTCGCGTTGAGCGCGCGATGGACTTTACGCCACGTGCGCCGCTTCGAGTAGCCGTGCTGGCGTACCTTCCATTCACCTTCTCCATAGACCTTCAGACCGGTGCTGTCGATAACCAGATGGATCGGTTCATTGCCACGAAGGATCGGCAGTTCGACATTAAGCGTTTTTGCCCGGCGACAGAGCGTGGTGTAATTCGGCACCGGCAAGCTCGGGAAGGCCAGATCGCGGAGACTTTAGGTGAAACCTTGCAGGGCGCACAATGTCCGTCGATAGACGGACTTCACGCCAAGTAATGCCTGAATCAGGCGTATCGCCGTATAGACACGGGCGACCACGTGTGGGTATGGCATCGGGTATTCTGGCAAGGACGACTTCATCTATCCATATTGTTACGTTCCCCCGGTTGATCAGGCCTTCCTTATAGGCCGCCCAATTCCTGACACGGTAGCGTGCCTTCGGCTCACCTTTCTTGTGTATGTCCTTGCGCATTTTCTTGGCAAGAATTAGGCAGTTACTCTGGAATCTGACTTGATAGGAAGCTGGCCACGAGACCGTTGCGCGTAAACGTCAACGGATCTCGCTCGATTTATGCAACAACGCCGTTTGCGTCGCGCTCCACTGATCGGTCGCTTTCTTTCCACAGGTCGGACAGAACCAGCTCTTGCAGCTGAAACAGACCTTCTTGCGATGTTCGCGCACGCGGCGTTGATACAGCAGTGGGTTGCGTAGCCCTCACTTCCAGCCCGCAGGCCAACATGCGGATGACGTTGTCGACGTCCACTGGACGGGGATCTCTTCACCGTTTTCCTGCACATATCGCTACGCTGGAAGAGCTACTTGATTAGGCTGACGGTTCGAATGACGAGTATTTCGCATGGACGCGTATGTATCCGACTTTACCATCTCGTTTTGCTCGCACATACGACTGCCTTTCTTCGAGCGTGAGTCTCTCAAACTCGCGCTTTTGGTCCCCGTGTAGCGGCCTACCTTGAGCGAGAAACGGGAGTGGCCGCCGGAAACGATTGAGACACTGGCCGCATCCCGATCACGAAAATCACTCGAAACGCCCCGTGTGCGCCATCTCCATTAAGCGCTCGATGCGCTCCTCGGTGGCCGGGTGCGTCGAGAATAGATTCTGCAAGCCCCCCCCGCCAACGGATTTATGATCATCATCTGCGCTGTAGCGGGATGCGCCTCGGCCGTCGCGAACGGGATCCCGACCGGGTAACGATGGATCTTGTCGAGCGCAGTGGCGATCGCCTGCGGATCGCCCGAGATCTGCGCACCGCCGCGGTCGGCCTCGAACTCGCGTGCGCGCGAGATTGCCATCTGGATCAACGCGCCGGCGATCGGCGTGAGCAGTGCCACCGCGATGTCGGCGATCGGATTGCTCGGGCGGTCGTTCTCGTCGTGACCGCCGAAGAACATCGCAAAATTCGCGAGCGCCGAGATCGCGCCGGCCATGGTGGCCGAAATGGTTGAGATCAGGATGTCGCGATGCTTGACGTGAGCCAGCTCATGCGCCATCACCCCGCGCATCTCGCGCTCGGACAGTACGCGCAGGATGCCACTGGTGGCAGCCACTGCCGCATGTTCAGGGTCTCGTCCGGTGGCGAACGCGTTCGGCGCGGTCTCGTCGATCAGGTAGACGCGCGGCATTGGTAGATTCGCGCGCGTCGCCAGCTCTCGCACCATGCGATAGAACTGCGGCGCGGTGGTTTCATCGACTTCTTGCGCGTTGTATATGCGCAGCACTATCTTGTCCGAGTACCAATACGAGAAAAAATTTGTGGCGAGCGCGAACAGCAGCGCAACCATTATGCCGCGCGAGCCTCCGATCATCCCGCCGATCAAGATGAATAGGGCCGTGATCGAGGCCATCAGCATCGCCGTCTTGACCCACTTGAACATAGTCCACTCCTTGAAGACCGTAAGCACACTCAGGCGGCCTTCCAGGCGTGCCGCCAAGCGATTTGTAAGCAAATCCTTAGATGAGA from Burkholderia sp. encodes the following:
- a CDS encoding 4'-phosphopantetheinyl transferase superfamily protein, producing MPQISALAPHRLIPVVVPEEAARAGVQLWRVDFAFGTPLEAPAYASLDAAERARATRFLRAEDATRSAATRACLREVLGTALGVPPTVLQFVTGEAGRPALVADCALGADVLDFNVSHSGSHALIAWSTSTRVGVDVEAPCEGFDWMPLSESVFAPADEAAVLACAPTERRDAFYRVWTAKEALLKVLGVGIAGGLKAFSVLDPRRPGELVSCVVDPFAPASGVAAYTATWVDAVPGYPACLAWCPRVDE
- a CDS encoding amylo-alpha-1,6-glucosidase, coding for MAGTQAYHVTSTTEVVAAASPASPVSSASQAPQAAATGVPPCIVPEPVSQKPVIGSQHVLKAGDAFVVSDTLGDILSHDDGLFVDDMRVLSVWCLTFGGRAPSLLSGATRADNASFTAHLTNRPPPLGGHEMREGVIHIDRTRMLDNNVLYETLMLTNYGTAAAEVPLSISFAADFLDMFEVRGTPRKRRGAVAAPEVEAGHVRLRYDGLDAVARTVRIGFSPEPVRLSIDRADYALTIAAQACVSIYLTVEARVERHGDPAALAQPPARAGRPGLRRALVQVHRKMREQRRSIARVRTGNPLFNAWLDRSLADLGLLTTQLETGPYPYAGIPWFSTPFGRDAVITSLQMLWLQPSLARGVLRFLAAHQAQETCAFRDAEPGKIMHEFRRSEMAATGEVPFALYYGGVDTTPLFVVLSGTYLEQTGDTALIDELWPALEKATGWVARACDRNPYGLLDYHKTSERGLANQGWKDSHDSVFHADGRFPEGPIALVEVQAYACAAFDAMASFSTHRGDAARAGDYSARAKKLREAVETYYWMPEASFYGIALDGRGELCRVLASNAGHLLAFGLPEASRGEAVARTLDSSLFRTGWGVRTLAAGQPRFNPMAYHNGSVWPHDNALAARGFARYGNKTAATDLLRALLEAAVSFDMRLPELFCGFPRRRGEPPTAYPVACLPQAWAAGSPFMMLQACLGVSIDAVRGEVRIERPALPDGIDWLELDGLRVGEETVSLIFRRVGGQVVAAAEGGGRVKVVAAL
- the tsaD gene encoding tRNA (adenosine(37)-N6)-threonylcarbamoyltransferase complex transferase subunit TsaD, with the protein product MLVLGIESSCDETGLALYDMRRGLVAHALHSQIVMHRAYGGVVPELASRDHIRRALPLLEQVLAEGGVTHAQIDAIAFTQGPGLAGALLVGASIANALAMAWDKPAVGIHHLEGHLLSPLLVEAPPPFPFVALLVSGGHTQLMQVTDVGVYETLGETLDDAAGEAFDKTAKLIGLGYPGGPEVSQLAERGTPGAVVLPRPMLHSSDLDFSFSGLKTAVLMQMKKIEASGATGEALESAKANLARGFADAAVDVLVAKSLAALKQTRLKHLVVAGGVSANRQLRAALSAATKKCSFEVHYPDLALCTDNGAMIALAGALRLTRWPEQAKRDYAFTVKPRWDLSLLAACA
- a CDS encoding transposase, which gives rise to MNGDILLDFLKRLIKDMRGKKVFLILDNLKVHHAKPITAWLVKHFDGIEVFYLPSYSPALNPNEEHCCNAGKIVSSIP
- a CDS encoding IS5 family transposase, with the protein product MCKDIHKTGEPKARYRVRNWAAYNEGLINRGNVTIWIDEALLARIPDAIPTRGRPCLYGDTLIQTLLGVKTVYRLTLRALQGSTQSLRDLAFPSLPVPNYTTLCRRAKTLDVELPILRDNEPIYLVVDSTGLKVYGEGEWKVRQHGYSKRRTWRKVHLALNANTGQVHAALMTNQKVADGDALAQLLDQIPRAEQIDVIGGDGAYDTKLCHAAIAARSAIPSIPLREGAVHWPADMPGAAWRNGAVDAIGRDGRREWKQDSGYHRRSLAENAIYRFKTLTGNCLWARHIASQATEVSIRVGVINRMADLARPQSVRIA